The genomic segment TCTATCTTACACTTCAAACCATTATTTGAtgagtaaataatatttatcttttctcatgatattatttttctcattgtACTTCATGTGATTCAAAgattccattcttttttcactttataaaataattttgatcatATTTGTCTCCTTCCAGATGAATTACCATATTTACAAGTGCCACTACatactattattaaattaacgcCAGTTGCCTATGGCTGTAAAGTGGAACATATTCGATTACCAATTGACGCAGTGAACACTCATCGACCAAAACCAAAGGTAAAAATGATCACAATTGACTAGTAgcaattgtttctttttccttccttgtAAATACATCCTTATACCGAgcagaaacaaaagagaaagaataagaaaaaattgacaCACTCTTATTTTGCTTACTCATAATAAAATACCTCGATTCCTCAAGTTTCTTATGTTTTAATGTTCTCAGAATGCCTGACCATTAGTGGATTGGGACTACTTCCTCGTATCTAATCTTGATTTAATGTGTCCTAAATGTCATCCAATTCTAAGCTTTGTATATTAAACAGTGCGTCGCATGTACTTCTCTGTTAGAATAGTATGGGTAATAAACAATGTGAGACGTCGTATCATGCACGTAGATGTCAATTTTAGTGTTAAATTTGTTGTCACAGTAGcctgtatatatttgtaattatcgtCACCGTAAAGCACACAGAAGGATTGCATTTATGGCCCagtttgtttaataaatcgtatattttatggTAAATTATTTACTCGAGTGAAACGTTGATCGTCGTAGTGAATAAGTGCTCTGGAAATAAagtatatgtttatatatgttttaacgGTACGACGTGACCATAagagttattattaaaacctgcttaattatttatgtgcGAATTACCTTTTACATCTCTGTTCATCTAGATGGAGTAGAAATGTAGTAGCTAATGCTTAGTATATGGCTACAAACCATTGTCTAAACGATGTAACGGTCGTTGTATAAACTCTTTTCAGATCCCGGGATATCTAGAGGAACAATtccgaaggaaagaaaaattgcctCGCACCTGATAACGACAACATTGTAGCACGACAGAGCTAATTCTAATCGTCGTTACGAGGTGCTGAAGACGCATTCTTTTGGCAGCTGGCTGCCTTTATACGTCCGATGCAACGTGCATCCATTTAACTccttattttaatcaaatatacaCGAAATATGTCCGATATCATCCGACATTATTTCTATACAAATTACGTGATCAAAGGGTTCCTTTCTGTTCTGTCGATTTTCTAATATGTGCCGTATGATAGTGTAGCGTTAAAATGTGACAAATGTTGACTTGTGACGAAATACAGATGTTTGTATGTAATCGAAATCACGGAGAGAATCCTATGAAACTTAAATGCATATATAaccacatacatatatttgttcCGATACTGAGTTTCCTGATATCTAAAATCCTATATCTATATTTtgagtattatatttaaaaaatggtatCGCATTAAGCAGGTTTAACTTCTCGATTTGTTACATATTTCGTGTTGTTTGTAAATCGTCgctaggaaagaaaaaaaatcaatcCCCGCAGGTATTTCTAACATACATAGTGGTTATATAATGAcgtttatgtattttatagaaatgttttattgaTACTAACATATTCTGGCAATTATGAACTTatcaaattacatatattatcgATTAGGAAACAGCTGTCTTTAATCTTCTACGGAAACTATCGTGTCGAGCGAGAATCatgttatatttcaaaaatttatctcATATGATAATCTAGTTACTGGTATTAGGGAAtagatttcaaaatatttttgtcaagAAGATTATGCTGTGTGGAAAATCGAGAACTTTTTGaagtgtaatttattttaagagaagtgtacatatttttttaatacccTTCACGatgagaaaaatacatttacttGAAAACAATATActctgttttttaatttcaattcatctTTGCATCtaagattaatataaatgttgaaCATTTAATTGCGtccttatatttttattacattataaaaaaagcgcaaaaaaatgttctttccTATAATAAAAGCGTGTCGAATATTTAGCACCATGCCAGATAGCGCTAGTGTAAACTAGGTAACGCTGAAATTATTGGCAGTAATGTCACTTAGttgatattttccaatattttgtCTTTATGTAATGAACAGGACAACTAATCAGGATGATGGCAACAACTAATGAATTTGGCCCTGACTCTGGTGGTAGAGTTAAGGtatatttcctttaaataGTGTGAAAAGTTCGATGCACTTTTATGTTCCTAACCtatacatatagaaaaaaGCAACAAGcaaatgtaacgtaatagtaattaaaataacaattattcgaGTATTTAGTAAAGTTTTTAGTTTAGTAAAGTtgaagaagaatgaaaaataattatttaaattttattgaaccAGGGTGTTACAATAGTGAAACCAATTGTGTATGGAAATATAGCCCGTTATTTTGgtaaaaaaagggaagaagatgGCCATACACATCAATGGACAGTTTATGTTAAACCATATCATAATGAAGACATGTCTACATATGTCAAAAAAGTTCACTTTAAATTACATGAAAGTTACAACAATCCAAATCGTATTATGACCAAAGCTCCATATGAACTCAGTGAAACTGGTTGGggagaatttgaaattgtgattaaaatttattttcatgacCCTAATGAACGTCCTGTAAGTAGATCCTTCATAATTCTAAGCATATCAATCatgcaaatttattgaaattatttatattctaaataggtaactatatatcatatattaaaaCTGTTCCAAACAACACCTGAGATACAACTAGGGAAAAAGAGCTTAGTGTCTGAGTTTTATGAAGAAATAGTTTTCCAAGATCCAACAGCTTTAATGCAACATTTACTGAACTCCAGTAAACCTACAACTTTTGGTGTTTGGCGCCATAATACAGATTGTATATagtcattttatttaaattaatgatttaatatacatatataaaaattatttttattctattatgcAGTTGAAGCCAAAAAGGAGTCTACAATGAAAGCAATAATAGAagcaagaaacaaaataagatTGGAAGTCATAGACTTTAAGGAAAAATTAACCTTAGCAAAGGAAACAATTGctaaatttaaagaagagaTTGCTAAAATTTCTAAAGCTGGTGGAAGTTTATCTGTTGCATAATCTAAGCATTTAAGGAATTTTCTGagattattatgaaataaaagaagtagTTTTAGTATAACagacaattataaaacaaataaagaatgtaaaataaatgtacatattgCAATTAACATCTAggtataaacaataaattttgcataacataaatatacattcatCTTGCAGAATGCATTAAACAATAATGCTCTATGTATATGAcagtataaattttgtttcgatcATAAATCGTGATAATAATAACCGTTTTCAATCtattactaataattatttaagcgTAAGATAATActactaataattatttaagcgtaagataattttgatgaaagaaaaaaaggactATAAACTGAAAAAAAGGATTTGACTAGATACTTactgaaaaatacaataaaatgaattcacgttttaaaagaaactattATAGAACAATCGATCTCAAGGTAGTCTCGCAATTCTGATGAAACcacataataatttacaagttCGAAGTTCGAATAACGCTGTATTATTCCTAGCTCTTATAGCTGAAAACCATTgtgtatcttattttatttaacaccAAACTATATCTTCAAAAATCTTCATTAGATATAATCACCAAATTCTATGAACTAGTTATtctaattctattaaataaatgtgcAATAAACGATTCCTAGTTTCATCAAATTCTAATTGCAATTACTATACCTATCAACGCATGCGCAAGAACTTCTGAACATGTTACGATCTGGtaaatttttcagatattatttatattattaatcattagtttatataaatataatttctatatgttTCTAATACATACTATTGCATGATGATACCAACTAGAAATTCTGTAGTCTCAACAAAATATCCTGACTTCTAAATCTTGTCCTTGACactaatcattttttaaaaaatataaacctCATGCAATCAAGTGATTATACAATTTTGAGAGAAAATATGATCAGTCATTATAAAAACAGGGACAGTATCGTTACTCGCTGAAGTAATTAAGTTCGATTTAAATTAGCATCGCGCGCACAGAAACgttttactattatatataggaaATGACCGCAGCGCCGAATACAAGCATCAGCAGACCGTGAGCTTTTAATACTGATTACGCATTTCTAACCGATGATATGTAGTTTAAGTTTAAGCTAACTCCAATATCATtcctacatatgtatatatatgcatggTGGATGATAGTTATGCAAGAATTTTTTCGTGTCTAAAACCGGCCGGTCGATTAATATCACTATTGCACATTcctaaatatgtatttgaaagTTAAATTTTCACGTCTACTATAGTCTTTTTACTCCCATgttttttaacgatataaaatttgtaacaattgatcatgattattttatatcataattatgaATTCGATTCCTTGGTCAGTGATGACTTAACTATTTCATTGATTTGATCAGTTTTTCATTCAgtgttttattgtttgtttggTTCAATGAATGTAATGTAACATTTACTTTggtaagaatttttaatactaataactgttattctattgaaatagaattattccTAATTTTGTAACTGGGACCTTTTTTGATGTGAATGTTAGCCACGTTGATACTGCAAGTAAAACTccatattagaaattaattgaatttgtttAGTGTTTATTGTAACTTAGATTAGAAAACAAAGAGCATTTTACTCACTAATAATTTACTAAGATGTGTGCATTAGTGAAATAGtattactaatattttctttgtactTATTTGAACTGTCATAAACTTCAATTATTCATGTAATTCATCATATTAGTCATTTCGTATAATACTgcaatataataaagtttataaaaatatcgttattgcATTCTCTTTACATCTAGTTAAACATTCTTTCAATGGTTATTCTGCGAAATACTTCAAAACTAATAAGAGTTAACTTAAAGCTGAATagcgttatatattatttccgctgaagtataattatataagtatattttgcacgaaattttaaatgaattatattttgattagTTTATCAAGGGCCAATATATTATTCGTAGTCATCTCTTAACCAATTTAcattatcaaattttgtattttaacattttagccagaaaatggaatttcaagcattcgttaaatatttattcatcatTATATCTTCCACCTAAACgactttatgaaattaaaaaatattgaaatatctataatattacGATGAACTATTTCTCGATCCTTAATGGGTTAATAAGGGTTAATGGGTTATAGTAagaaaactataattatacttattaatTGTTAACTTTTATTAGTCCAGGTATAGAGTTTGCAATTGGTGCATTAGCAGCGGTAGGAGCTGGATTTTTTACGAACCCAATTGATGTGATAAAAGTACGATTACAATTACAAGGAGAGCTAGAAGCAAGAAACacatacaaaaaaatatataaaaacaccTTACATGCGGgttatttaattgcaaaacACGAGGGTATAACTGCTTTACAAGCCGGTATCGTACCGGCCCTATATTTTCAAGTCGTACTCAATGGAATACGGTTAGGCATCTACAATACAGCAAAAAAGTACGACCTAATCACTAATGATAAAGGGGATACTGATATTTTAAAGACTGTTGTACTAACTGGAACTTCTGGCTCTGTTGGAGCTGTTCTTGGTAGTCCGTTCTATATGGTAACTCTTCTTTACtactttgttaattattttgtatgaaaGATGATCCTTAAGTATCAATAATATCATGAGTaatctatattaaaattgatatgtTAATTTATCAAGACACATCGTTACAgtgttttaattaacaatgagcaattttatattacattcgTCTTTCTCATTGCAATAGGTAAAAACACAATTACAAGCGCAATCAGCACAAACCATAGCCGTTGGTTATCAGCATAATTATTTAGGAACCTGGTGTGCATTCAAATCTCTCTGGAAAGAAGGTGGGATAGTGGCTTTGTATCGCGGCTGGTATGCGAATATACCGCGTGTTTTTGTAGGATCCGCAACGCAGTTAACTACCTTCGGTTTAGCTGCGGATTGGTTACGCTCATTACAAGTGAATATGTGAATAGATATCACGTTCAGAAtagtataaatgaaaattacaatatttcatatttctttttaaggtGTTTACAGATCAACCAATATTTCTGACTTTTCTGGCTTCCGTAATCGGTGGAAGTTGTGTAGCTCTCACTATGCAACCATTTGATGTCTTAGCAACAAGGCTCTACAATCAACGTGagtgtaatttaataaaaatatttcgaaagtaATTTTTGTTGAGACTTGTAGGactgataattttataattaaacgtaGAGACGGACGTAAGCGGAAAAGGTACGTTGTATAACGGACTATTGGACGcgatcattaaaatattacgaacaGAAGGACTCTCTGGTTTATATAAAGGAATTTTTCCAACGTGGATGAGAATAGCACCGCACACAGTGCTTTGTTtagtattttatgaaaaattagaccaattatataacatattacaaaattaacaattgcttaaatttgtaaaatacgtagcaaagaattttataatttttgaactATTGTATTAAGTATGCtatagaatgaaaaaataaaatttcttacatGGGCAGTGAAATGCTTTATACTTGAGTAACAATTACATATCTAAAAACATTGGTTCGTTTACCGGAAACTTAGCGTCAATGTAATCTGACTGTAATTTTCGTTAACAAATGTAAAATCTAACAATTTATCTTTTCATGTgttcgaaaataattaaatgatgtaattatattaataaatcgaatatttcaaaatttgtaattatttagatacaaatgttaaataaatgcattaacaaaataaaaaataaaagtataataaatttcttatctaaatcgtaaaaaaataacccttattaattaaatatttacataaaccttacaacgaaaaaattgtaaaccTATCTATTCATTAGAAAGAAGTATTAGACCATATAAAGTAccagtttttaaatttaagcaTGACGGATGGAATTTGGTCTAGAGTTAAATCCTTGACTTATTGATGCTGCTATGTCCATCGTATTTTTTCCTCTAGTCTCAGGTAAGTATATcctatatagaataatattatattattacaggATATATTGTAAGTAATTGAGTAATTAATGATTGTATCATttgtaaatttgattttttactACGTACCTAACAATTTGtcctaataataaaagaaatacggcaaatattaaaaaagtatatgGCCCCATAATACTTTCTATTGTTGGGAACGTCATGCCTACTATAAAATTTCCACCCCAATTAAAAACACTACCAAGTGCCATAGCTGCTGGTCTAGGACCAACGTCGAATAATTCAGATCCAATGAAGTATGGTATTGGTCCAAGACCAATTCCATAAAATATCACATAAGCCAGAACGGctattgtacatattattgGCATATGCGATGACAGATGCTGTAAGGacacaaataattattttacaagctaaactttcaatttctaatataaattattctattcaaaataattttacttacaattaataaaatggaagTACATAAAACTATCAAACATCCTAAGCACAAATATATACTAGTAAGTAGGACACCTCTCCTATTCAAAGTTGACATCACTGGTACTGAAGCAAGAGCCATACCAATGTTAGCCACGCCAGTACCAAGAGTAGCATATTGTGCCCCAGTAATGCCAAGTCCAGCATTGATAAATATGGAGTTAGAATAGTAAAATACAACGTTTATACCACTCATCTGTTGACCGAATTGTATTATACAAACTAAAAATACAGGAAGTTTTAGATTTGGATCCTTAAAAATGCGCTTGATAGTCCAAGGTTCGGCTGttgtttttgtttctatttcttgCTGTAGACTAGAAATTTCCACTTCTAGTAACATTATATCCATTTTACGTATTCTACTGAgttctgaaatattaaaatagtctTGAATGTTATTGTGAATATACCAATTACTACAACACTAGTGTTTTTACTAACCATCCAAAGCTTTCTGCTTCTGTTCCCtgattatatatagatatttaggACTTTCTGGTAAAATAATGCTTGTAAAAACCAAggcatatatacataatggAACAAATGCTCCTAGCATATAATGCCAAGAATTTTCAGTTCCTAGAACTGTATCAAGCCCTGCAATTTGCCCTAAAAATACTCCACATGTAATTCCTAGTTGACATATTACTCCAACTGCACCTCTTAGCCTAAGTGGTGCAATTTCTGACATGTACATTGGTACTATACTTGTCGCGAAACCTCCAGATAGTCCtggaaagatataaaattttcatgtaacaaataatttcacatttttgaATTTGGTATCCTAAAACTTACCAACAACTAATCTGCCTGCTAACAAAATttcgattgaatttaatttacgtATTAGAAAAAACATTGCAGCTCCTATAATGCCAAATATGTTTCCAATAAACAGCGCTCCTTTTCTGCCATATCTATCTGCTACCCAGCTTGAGAGGAATGAACCAGCTGCCCCTCCAATGAGAAAAATTGAGACAACACTAGACCAAACTATTTTCAGCCCATTTTCGGATACTTCCATGCCATATCTTTCTCTAATACTTTCATTACAAAATGCACCCACCAGCTacaattaacataaatatatttaataaataaatatacttacaAGTTTCTATAAAACACAAGTTGAGACACTCACATGGGCTGCATTATTTAGTACTCCTATATTAAATCCTGCTGGTACAGCTGAACCTAAGCAACAGGTAACAGCTGCTAAAGCTAATGTGATGGTCCATCCTCCTGGTatctaagaaaaataaatattgtctTGTTTGCTTTTAAAGTGCAAAGTAGAAAGTATTACATATTCATAGATATTTCACTTGTAACTTGAAGTTcattttttaacgtaaaacaaaATAGCAATTCCTATGTGTCCTGTTcattagaaattaaagaaaatgcaaattacAAAACAGTGTGATCATGTTAATGTCACTGGTGATTTATTCATAGTTGTATCACATTAATTtgtgaatgtaataaaataatggaatttaaatgaaaatataaaaaaatggtaTGTAATGATAACAACACATAgccaaaaatatatttgtgaaacataaaaatccgtGAAATACCAGCAACACATATTAAGGCACTTTAGCATGTACCATAGGATATGTGATGGTGCAGCACAATAAAtcatatgatataatttatgtgaTCAACGTTATgagtaatacaatataagaTACACTGGTAAGTTTGCATTTCTcttaaaagaaggaaaataaaaaatatatatatatatataaaaccagAAAACCATACCACTGAAACAATTAAGCATCATAAGCAATAATGTGTTGCACCTTGGGAGACCAATCAGTGATATAATGGAAAAGCCTGGATGGAATGATGGAATAAAACTCAATAAAACCACACATCACTGGCAAACCTGGAAACTATGTAGACAACCAACCATGCATTACtaaactttataaaatgtaGATCTAGATCTAGTCTCAGTTTTTCAATTACACAAatgtgtatatacaaaaatatctctTATAGAGAATCTTTTGATGGAGAAATATCAAGAATggaattaataatcaaacgtGGACTTAAAAAATGGCTCACAAAATATGAATAGATTGTTTATAATTGcttttatacaatattctaCTTTCTCTCTTTTGAATGATTTTCATGTCATTAGTTTTTACATAGTGgctgttataaaattaataaactgaatacttatgaaatattattattatgaaatcatattaaatgaaacaatatcaaaaggaagaaaaaacaaattcaaatGAGGTATAtgataacagaaaatattttgacctttaaataaaagtaaatctcTGCTTATGTCTTTTAATGATAATGCAATGATAACTGAAGTAATATGTAGACTGATTCCAACACATAATTGAGAAAGgtgtttgtatattttattctttattttttacacaCTTTCATATCATTCGTACTTAAGTTAAACAAGGGAGCTATGTACAAGGATAACATACATAGAACTCAAGtgttttaatcaaatattatgaaatgcTCGAGTCTAACATGTTCATTACACTATCTGTGATTCAGATCTTAAATAATCTGTTTCATCAATATACAAATTAAGGATATAGCTTGAAATTCACCGATACGTACAAAATCGTTAAACGATGCATGCTTctatttcgaatttcatttaataaattatacttactGATCTTTCGTTTAGATTATCCGAATTAGATGGACGATTAGATCGCTCAGGGTCCGTGAGTACTGCGGCATGACTATCTATAATTATGattagttattatatttatcatgttaaaataaagttaGATTTACTTTCACTATGAACATGCTACGTTAATGAATAAACGATCAATCTAAATAAATCTagaaacataaatagaaacataaatttaagtaaatacCTTGCTGTCTAAAGcaaaaattttgtagaaataatattttatgaagagAATAGGTAATGAAATTAGAGCaactattgaaaaatttcgaaaaatattacctAACCCTAACGCCATACTTTGTATAACACGTGTCATTGTGTCACTGACACGACCTCACACGATGTCAAAATGGCAAATAACACTAGAAACTTAAAAATGGATTGGCAACACAGAACTTTGGCTTCGActttgtatacatatgtatcaatatgtacgtatatgctgttatatataaaaacagaatgaagaaatattttattttacttaagCAATTACTGGTGagaaagtatattttctaAGGTAGATGCATCAACTTTAGAGCGGTAGAACAATGTTcagaaaatgtttgaaatacgCAAATGTGCACTTTCAGATGTTTAATTGAATCAGCTTTTCCTTGAAAAGTATTACGTAGCTGGTAAATGCGCATTCTACAATTTcacgaatattaaataaactattgatttggaataattatttaacatataaagttcacgaaagtatttgaacacttatagaaatcttttatgaatatattatgtatgttatacgaaacattttgacattttattagtattataatgaaatatgattatcatgattatattggtaaagtaTTCAGACAgtcaattttctattatttaataagcctcaatattcaatattactAGTCATACCACTATTACgcttattatatgtataagtagTTATTAATGCTGTATACTAAATAAAtagagttttattttatactgatgatgatgatgatgatggcTTTGAATAGGAGTTggtttacaaattttatgaacttttcaatattgtacataacatattactacaaATATCTATAGTTATTATGctatatactaattttttattaagtatGTTTGTTTGTAGTAAacatcttgtaacttctatatacattttccgaTTGGTTTTAAATTGTACCAATATAATTATGGTAATCATGTCTCGTTATAATCTtaatgaagtttcaaaatgttttatatgtatacatagaaAACTTCTTCTGAATATTAGGTGTTCGGAAAATTTGTAgtgtaagaaaaattttactaaaattagaCTTTTTACCATCTGTATTTTCAAGGATCTTTCCTTCAAAGATAGTTCGCCTTTTTCGGTAACGAATATGTTTTCAATACAGGCTTCTagagtattttatttcttgtctATGTCTTTTGACAAACTTTCATGAACcactgtatacatatatatacattgcaaatataattcgctttatatcatttaataacaattgaGTTCCAATATTTGCGTAGAATAAAGTCAATCGATTTATCTGTGAtgatattcaattataattataattcttctcaaaatattcttcagaaataatcaatttctttaaataatatctaatcAATCCATAAATTGTAGATCGTACCATTTGAACAAATGATCATCGATTCTTCTATGACACGATCCTTATTCACGATAAATATGAATAGTACGAAGCGCGGTTTGtgtcttctatttttaaaagaggAATGTCGTCCTTCCTGAAAGTTTGCTTTCTGGATGAAGATATCAAATACCTAATTGCATCATACAAAGAAGGCGGaattacaaatgtaaatattgaattgAGAGACGGTCGACGATATTCAAGCACGTGCATACATTATCTCACATGAAAAGATCCAATGTCAACGAATGAAGTGTATTAAATGCAAAACCGCGACTAAAATGTGTTTCAGTATTACATGTACTCATAAACtagaatttacaatttgtctttcagtaaaagaatttcatgaatttgtaaaataagaaaaaagtgtCGACTAAATTTTTGGAATGCTCTTTTACACCGTCTTGTAgttaatacatattaaatattatcaaatttcaagATGATAAT from the Bombus pyrosoma isolate SC7728 linkage group LG11, ASM1482585v1, whole genome shotgun sequence genome contains:
- the LOC122572891 gene encoding solute carrier family 2, facilitated glucose transporter member 3-like isoform X4 — its product is MQRWYSILNVHRICVVIPKWETCLIIEIPGGWTITLALAAVTCCLGSAVPAGFNIGVLNNAAHLVGAFCNESIRERYGMEVSENGLKIVWSSVVSIFLIGGAAGSFLSSWVADRYGRKGALFIGNIFGIIGAAMFFLIRKLNSIEILLAGRLVVGLSGGFATSIVPMYMSEIAPLRLRGAVGVICQLGITCGVFLGQIAGLDTVLGTENSWHYMLGAFVPLCIYALVFTSIILPESPKYLYIIREQKQKALDELSRIRKMDIMLLEVEISSLQQEIETKTTAEPWTIKRIFKDPNLKLPVFLVCIIQFGQQMSGINVVFYYSNSIFINAGLGITGAQYATLGTGVANIGMALASVPVMSTLNRRGVLLTSIYLCLGCLIVLCTSILLIHLSSHMPIICTIAVLAYVIFYGIGLGPIPYFIGSELFDVGPRPAAMALGSVFNWGGNFIVGMTFPTIESIMGPYTFLIFAVFLLLLGQIVRIYLPETRGKNTMDIAASISQGFNSRPNSIRHA
- the LOC122572891 gene encoding solute carrier family 2, facilitated glucose transporter member 3-like isoform X3, which produces MRCDSEVGDMLDYRDSHAAVLTDPERSNRPSNSDNLNERSIPGGWTITLALAAVTCCLGSAVPAGFNIGVLNNAAHLVGAFCNESIRERYGMEVSENGLKIVWSSVVSIFLIGGAAGSFLSSWVADRYGRKGALFIGNIFGIIGAAMFFLIRKLNSIEILLAGRLVVGLSGGFATSIVPMYMSEIAPLRLRGAVGVICQLGITCGVFLGQIAGLDTVLGTENSWHYMLGAFVPLCIYALVFTSIILPESPKYLYIIREQKQKALDELSRIRKMDIMLLEVEISSLQQEIETKTTAEPWTIKRIFKDPNLKLPVFLVCIIQFGQQMSGINVVFYYSNSIFINAGLGITGAQYATLGTGVANIGMALASVPVMSTLNRRGVLLTSIYLCLGCLIVLCTSILLIHLSSHMPIICTIAVLAYVIFYGIGLGPIPYFIGSELFDVGPRPAAMALGSVFNWGGNFIVGMTFPTIESIMGPYTFLIFAVFLLLLGQIVRIYLPETRGKNTMDIAASISQGFNSRPNSIRHA
- the LOC122572891 gene encoding solute carrier family 2, facilitated glucose transporter member 3-like isoform X2, producing MVFDSERSSYMRCDSEVGDMLDYRDSHAAVLTDPERSNRPSNSDNLNERSIPGGWTITLALAAVTCCLGSAVPAGFNIGVLNNAAHLVGAFCNESIRERYGMEVSENGLKIVWSSVVSIFLIGGAAGSFLSSWVADRYGRKGALFIGNIFGIIGAAMFFLIRKLNSIEILLAGRLVVGLSGGFATSIVPMYMSEIAPLRLRGAVGVICQLGITCGVFLGQIAGLDTVLGTENSWHYMLGAFVPLCIYALVFTSIILPESPKYLYIIREQKQKALDELSRIRKMDIMLLEVEISSLQQEIETKTTAEPWTIKRIFKDPNLKLPVFLVCIIQFGQQMSGINVVFYYSNSIFINAGLGITGAQYATLGTGVANIGMALASVPVMSTLNRRGVLLTSIYLCLGCLIVLCTSILLIHLSSHMPIICTIAVLAYVIFYGIGLGPIPYFIGSELFDVGPRPAAMALGSVFNWGGNFIVGMTFPTIESIMGPYTFLIFAVFLLLLGQIVRIYLPETRGKNTMDIAASISQGFNSRPNSIRHA
- the LOC122572891 gene encoding solute carrier family 2, facilitated glucose transporter member 3-like isoform X1; the protein is MQRWYSILNVHRICVVIPKWETCLIIEVFDIFIQKANFQEGRHSSFKNRRHKPRFVLFIFIVNKDRVIEESMIICSNDSHAAVLTDPERSNRPSNSDNLNERSIPGGWTITLALAAVTCCLGSAVPAGFNIGVLNNAAHLVGAFCNESIRERYGMEVSENGLKIVWSSVVSIFLIGGAAGSFLSSWVADRYGRKGALFIGNIFGIIGAAMFFLIRKLNSIEILLAGRLVVGLSGGFATSIVPMYMSEIAPLRLRGAVGVICQLGITCGVFLGQIAGLDTVLGTENSWHYMLGAFVPLCIYALVFTSIILPESPKYLYIIREQKQKALDELSRIRKMDIMLLEVEISSLQQEIETKTTAEPWTIKRIFKDPNLKLPVFLVCIIQFGQQMSGINVVFYYSNSIFINAGLGITGAQYATLGTGVANIGMALASVPVMSTLNRRGVLLTSIYLCLGCLIVLCTSILLIHLSSHMPIICTIAVLAYVIFYGIGLGPIPYFIGSELFDVGPRPAAMALGSVFNWGGNFIVGMTFPTIESIMGPYTFLIFAVFLLLLGQIVRIYLPETRGKNTMDIAASISQGFNSRPNSIRHA
- the LOC122572891 gene encoding solute carrier family 2, facilitated glucose transporter member 3-like isoform X5, with the protein product MIICSNDSHAAVLTDPERSNRPSNSDNLNERSIPGGWTITLALAAVTCCLGSAVPAGFNIGVLNNAAHLVGAFCNESIRERYGMEVSENGLKIVWSSVVSIFLIGGAAGSFLSSWVADRYGRKGALFIGNIFGIIGAAMFFLIRKLNSIEILLAGRLVVGLSGGFATSIVPMYMSEIAPLRLRGAVGVICQLGITCGVFLGQIAGLDTVLGTENSWHYMLGAFVPLCIYALVFTSIILPESPKYLYIIREQKQKALDELSRIRKMDIMLLEVEISSLQQEIETKTTAEPWTIKRIFKDPNLKLPVFLVCIIQFGQQMSGINVVFYYSNSIFINAGLGITGAQYATLGTGVANIGMALASVPVMSTLNRRGVLLTSIYLCLGCLIVLCTSILLIHLSSHMPIICTIAVLAYVIFYGIGLGPIPYFIGSELFDVGPRPAAMALGSVFNWGGNFIVGMTFPTIESIMGPYTFLIFAVFLLLLGQIVRIYLPETRGKNTMDIAASISQGFNSRPNSIRHA